In Symmachiella dynata, the following are encoded in one genomic region:
- a CDS encoding PLP-dependent aminotransferase family protein, with the protein MSTQQEKTNAPPPSRLSLRRHWGGDQPISFLMQQGVANPDCISLAAGLVDQGSLPAREVQAALQEMLADDHVAKRALQYGTTHGNAELRGQLLGHLAGLEHVGVDQLGVDVNQVILTTGSQQLLSIVGEILLDPEDIVLVAAPTYFVYLGTLNGLGARIIPVATDEDGMRMDALEAKLEEIEAAGDLYRVKLIYLVSYYENPSGVSLSAQRRAESVAIAQRWSKSQRIYILEDAAYRELRYDGPELPSIWSFDADRQTVILAKTFSKTFAPGLRIGFGVVPAELERPICDRKGNEDFGSANFNQHLLSQVFRMGLYDSHVAGLREMYSAKRDAMLHAAETYFGDIPGVSWVHPHGGLYVWMTLPESCDTSLDGQLFREAVQTHGVMYVPGEFSFAGERAERPNHHMRLSYGVQDAAGIDLGMQRLAAAVKSVLAEA; encoded by the coding sequence ATGAGTACCCAACAAGAGAAAACCAACGCACCTCCCCCGTCGCGGCTCAGTCTGCGCCGGCATTGGGGGGGCGATCAGCCGATTAGCTTTTTGATGCAGCAGGGGGTCGCCAATCCCGACTGTATTTCGCTAGCGGCGGGATTGGTGGATCAAGGAAGCTTGCCCGCTCGCGAAGTTCAGGCAGCGCTACAAGAGATGCTGGCGGACGATCATGTCGCCAAACGCGCTTTGCAATACGGCACGACGCACGGCAACGCCGAGTTGCGCGGGCAATTGCTTGGACATCTCGCGGGATTGGAGCACGTTGGCGTTGACCAGTTGGGCGTCGATGTCAATCAGGTGATCCTGACGACCGGTTCGCAGCAATTGTTGTCGATCGTGGGGGAAATCCTGCTCGATCCCGAGGACATCGTCCTCGTGGCTGCTCCCACGTATTTTGTGTATCTAGGAACGCTCAACGGACTGGGCGCGCGGATCATCCCCGTGGCGACCGACGAGGACGGCATGCGGATGGATGCGCTGGAAGCAAAACTCGAAGAAATCGAAGCTGCCGGGGATCTGTATCGCGTGAAATTGATCTACTTGGTCAGTTACTACGAGAATCCCAGCGGCGTGAGTTTGTCCGCACAGCGGCGCGCTGAGTCGGTCGCGATTGCCCAACGGTGGTCGAAGTCGCAGCGGATCTACATTTTAGAAGATGCCGCCTACCGGGAATTGCGTTATGACGGCCCGGAATTGCCAAGCATTTGGAGTTTTGATGCCGACCGTCAAACGGTCATTTTGGCGAAGACTTTCTCCAAGACCTTTGCGCCCGGATTGCGGATCGGTTTCGGTGTTGTGCCGGCCGAATTAGAACGGCCGATTTGTGATCGCAAAGGGAATGAAGATTTCGGCTCGGCGAATTTCAATCAACATCTGCTATCGCAGGTGTTCCGCATGGGGCTGTATGACTCACACGTGGCGGGGCTGCGAGAGATGTATTCGGCCAAACGCGACGCCATGTTGCACGCTGCGGAAACTTATTTCGGTGACATTCCCGGGGTGAGCTGGGTTCATCCCCATGGCGGGCTGTATGTCTGGATGACCTTGCCTGAGTCGTGCGACACGTCGCTCGATGGCCAACTGTTTCGCGAGGCGGTGCAAACTCACGGCGTGATGTACGTGCCGGGCGAGTTTTCCTTTGCTGGCGAGCGCGCCGAGCGACCCAACCATCATATGCGGCTCAGTTACGGCGTGCAGGATGCAGCCGGGATCGACCTGGGGATGCAACGTCTCGCCGCCGCTGTCAAAAGCGTGCTGGCAGAGGCCTGA
- a CDS encoding YkgJ family cysteine cluster protein, protein MSMCDSCHAGCCRSYAVPISGADIIRITSDLGLSFWDFVCRWEDPDGEIAQKYAPHFHFEDEPEMPFVMCLIRGESQTWPGTGKCMFLEESPVTKEHPLGTASCGIYSSRPAACRAFPTKLNPSSELAIISDVPDRGRPSTDPVYELCPGPWEKEDFDAIHTVQDLIVAEYEMQFFNRIATVWNRRPGPFSAFPEFLNTVYSQRIRKETAEDLARNDRPDSDLKHAA, encoded by the coding sequence ATGAGTATGTGTGACTCGTGCCATGCCGGCTGTTGTCGCTCATATGCCGTGCCGATTTCCGGTGCGGACATCATTCGGATTACGTCCGATTTGGGACTCTCCTTTTGGGACTTCGTCTGCCGTTGGGAGGATCCCGACGGGGAAATCGCCCAAAAGTATGCTCCACATTTTCATTTTGAAGATGAACCGGAAATGCCGTTTGTGATGTGCCTGATCCGCGGCGAAAGTCAAACTTGGCCCGGCACCGGGAAATGCATGTTCCTGGAAGAATCGCCCGTGACCAAAGAGCATCCCTTGGGGACTGCCAGTTGCGGTATCTACTCCAGTCGGCCCGCCGCGTGTCGAGCATTTCCCACAAAACTGAATCCGTCGTCCGAATTGGCCATCATCTCCGATGTGCCTGATCGCGGACGTCCCAGCACCGACCCGGTCTATGAACTCTGTCCCGGGCCGTGGGAAAAAGAAGATTTTGATGCCATTCACACGGTGCAAGATCTGATCGTCGCTGAATACGAGATGCAATTCTTCAATCGCATCGCCACAGTCTGGAATCGCCGACCCGGCCCATTTTCCGCATTCCCTGAATTTCTGAATACGGTGTATTCACAGCGGATTCGCAAGGAAACGGCCGAGGATCTTGCTCGCAACGACCGCCCGGATAGCGACCTCAAACACGCCGCTTAA
- a CDS encoding thioredoxin domain-containing protein, with translation MKLPMSLRARVLLLTFNLVVVSCGVGIVAAAEEKPDAQHENRLADETSPYLLLHAHNPVDWYPWGPEALAKAKKENKPIFLSVGYSSCYWCHVMERKVFSNPEIAKYMNEHFVNIKVDREERPDIDELYMTALRVYYQALGAPQAGGWPLSMFLTPDTKPLVGGTYFPPVNEGGRISFPELSEKVTSIWTDQREQAQANADFLTTHLKRAMKPRPVLKTVTLDRELLDGVATAITADYDEQYGGFGFSADNDQQPKFPTPTKLAYLQYQAAAHDDKAAAAMVNNTLDHMADGGIWDHLGGGFHRYSTDRYWHVPHFEKMLYDNAQLADIYVEAFAQTGNEKYRRVAEGIFDFIKRNMTAAEGGFYSAIDAESEAVEGKSYLWSVEEVNEVLPEADAKMFAMAYGLNDEPELEGRHVLRRVADTSEVAEEFGISVEEADQYLKNAQEKLLAVRDKRKTPLTDDKVMVDWNGLMIRALANAGAVLNRPDYIQSAETAADFILNTMRDPQGGLLHTYRDGKAKFAAYADDYAFFIEGLLALHAATGKEKWLAEAQRLTDLQLELFWDKEQGGCYFTSLGHEELLARSKQTFDSARPSGNSITIRNLLRLAARTEDASYQEKAAQALEAFTPLLEQAPLGVTNMALGAAEYLDKPDLGIRKSAKQDQGAVTAAQPTILLASALQQKKKEPEIVTGKAYLSVDKLPPGKTCEVIVVLQIDGDWHINANPAGDEFALATEFTMKSKLKTKLSKVQYPKGKKMAVAGFEKPLSVYSKFAALRATLEVPAAAAGQKEELLLSVHYQACDDKRCLRPTKVELKVPIAVAREGEPVKKINQKLFAKKRKSKKRDDN, from the coding sequence ATGAAGTTGCCAATGTCGTTACGGGCGCGCGTTTTGTTGCTTACGTTTAACCTCGTGGTCGTCTCTTGCGGAGTGGGGATCGTTGCGGCTGCCGAAGAGAAACCGGACGCGCAACATGAAAACCGATTGGCCGATGAAACCAGTCCCTATCTGTTGTTGCATGCCCACAATCCTGTCGACTGGTATCCGTGGGGACCGGAGGCGTTGGCAAAGGCGAAAAAGGAAAACAAGCCGATCTTTTTGTCGGTCGGTTACAGCAGTTGTTATTGGTGCCACGTCATGGAACGCAAGGTGTTTTCCAATCCGGAAATCGCCAAGTACATGAACGAACATTTTGTGAATATCAAAGTCGACCGGGAAGAACGCCCCGATATCGATGAGTTGTACATGACGGCGCTGCGCGTTTATTACCAGGCCCTCGGCGCGCCGCAGGCGGGCGGGTGGCCACTCTCGATGTTTCTAACTCCCGATACCAAGCCGCTCGTTGGCGGAACCTATTTTCCACCCGTTAATGAAGGGGGCCGGATCAGTTTTCCTGAGTTGTCGGAGAAGGTGACTTCGATTTGGACCGACCAGCGCGAACAAGCGCAAGCCAACGCCGACTTTCTCACGACACACCTCAAGCGTGCGATGAAACCGCGTCCTGTGCTCAAAACGGTGACGCTGGATCGCGAACTACTCGACGGCGTCGCTACGGCGATCACAGCCGACTATGACGAGCAATACGGCGGATTTGGTTTTAGTGCCGACAACGATCAACAGCCGAAGTTCCCCACGCCGACAAAACTCGCCTACCTGCAATATCAAGCGGCCGCGCACGACGACAAGGCTGCGGCGGCGATGGTTAATAACACCTTAGATCACATGGCCGACGGCGGTATCTGGGACCATCTGGGCGGTGGGTTTCATCGTTACAGCACGGATCGATATTGGCACGTGCCGCACTTTGAAAAGATGCTCTACGACAACGCGCAGCTCGCCGACATTTATGTCGAGGCATTCGCTCAAACCGGCAACGAAAAATATCGCCGGGTCGCCGAAGGAATCTTTGATTTTATCAAACGCAACATGACCGCAGCCGAAGGGGGATTCTACTCAGCCATCGACGCCGAGTCCGAAGCAGTCGAAGGCAAGTCGTACCTTTGGTCAGTCGAGGAAGTCAACGAGGTTCTTCCTGAAGCGGACGCCAAGATGTTCGCCATGGCCTATGGCCTCAACGACGAGCCGGAACTTGAGGGTCGGCACGTCCTGCGGCGCGTGGCTGACACCTCTGAGGTGGCCGAGGAGTTCGGCATCTCCGTTGAAGAAGCCGACCAATATCTCAAGAACGCTCAAGAGAAATTGTTGGCAGTTCGCGATAAGCGGAAGACACCGCTCACCGACGACAAGGTGATGGTCGATTGGAATGGGCTGATGATTCGCGCCTTGGCCAACGCCGGTGCCGTATTGAACCGGCCCGACTACATCCAATCCGCCGAGACGGCCGCTGACTTTATCCTCAACACCATGCGCGACCCTCAAGGGGGGCTGTTGCACACCTATCGAGACGGCAAAGCTAAATTCGCAGCCTATGCGGATGACTATGCCTTTTTCATTGAGGGATTGTTGGCCTTGCATGCCGCCACCGGCAAGGAGAAATGGCTGGCTGAGGCGCAGCGGCTAACCGATCTGCAGTTGGAATTGTTCTGGGACAAAGAGCAGGGGGGCTGCTATTTCACGTCGCTGGGACATGAAGAATTGCTGGCCCGTAGCAAACAGACATTCGACTCCGCTCGCCCGTCGGGCAACAGCATCACCATCCGCAATTTGCTGCGGCTCGCCGCACGGACGGAGGACGCGAGTTATCAAGAAAAAGCCGCACAAGCACTCGAAGCCTTTACCCCGCTGCTGGAACAAGCCCCGCTGGGAGTGACCAACATGGCTCTGGGAGCGGCCGAATACCTCGACAAGCCGGACCTGGGCATTCGCAAATCCGCCAAGCAAGACCAGGGAGCGGTCACCGCCGCACAGCCGACGATTCTACTGGCTTCGGCACTGCAACAGAAAAAGAAGGAGCCGGAAATCGTTACCGGCAAGGCGTACCTGTCGGTCGACAAACTCCCGCCGGGCAAAACCTGTGAAGTGATCGTCGTGCTCCAAATCGACGGCGATTGGCACATCAACGCCAATCCCGCCGGCGACGAGTTTGCTTTGGCAACGGAATTCACAATGAAGTCCAAACTCAAAACCAAACTCAGCAAGGTGCAGTATCCCAAGGGCAAAAAAATGGCAGTCGCAGGCTTTGAAAAGCCACTGTCGGTGTATTCCAAATTCGCGGCCCTACGTGCCACACTGGAAGTCCCCGCTGCGGCAGCCGGTCAAAAGGAAGAACTACTGCTGAGTGTGCACTACCAAGCCTGCGACGACAAACGTTGCCTGCGGCCTACGAAAGTGGAACTCAAAGTTCCGATTGCCGTCGCCCGTGAAGGGGAACCAGTCAAAAAGATCAACCAAAAGTTGTTCGCCAAGAAGAGAAAAAGCAAAAAACGGGATGACAATTAA
- a CDS encoding Gfo/Idh/MocA family protein, with protein sequence MSQVGVALIGSQFISTIHYESLQRVAAAEVRAVASRTEEHVRQFAEERGIPHWTTDYRELLNRDDIDMVVLGVPNYLHCEITVAAAQAGKHVVVEKPMAMNVAECDEMIAACHIAGVKLMYAEELCFTPKYVRLKKLADEGALGDLFLIKQSEKHDGPHAPWFWDVEKSGGGVMLDMGCHGIEFARWMLGRPPITSVYCDLKLNMHADKTRGDDTSILIVDFEGGATAYIEESWAKLGGMDDRAEVHGTGGVAYADILQGTSIQTYSKEGYGYAVEKAGDTKGWSYTIYEEAWNYGFPQEMEHFVHCVRDDQQPDLTGHDGRAVMEALYAAYASAGQGRRIDLPFETDAKTPFELWGGVK encoded by the coding sequence ATGTCGCAAGTCGGCGTTGCCCTGATCGGTTCGCAGTTCATCTCCACTATTCACTATGAGTCGCTGCAGCGCGTCGCCGCCGCCGAGGTCCGCGCGGTTGCTTCGCGGACCGAAGAGCATGTCCGCCAATTCGCCGAAGAACGCGGCATCCCCCATTGGACCACCGACTACCGCGAACTGCTCAATCGCGACGACATCGACATGGTCGTGCTCGGCGTTCCGAATTATTTGCATTGCGAAATCACTGTCGCCGCCGCTCAAGCGGGCAAGCATGTTGTCGTTGAAAAACCGATGGCGATGAACGTCGCCGAGTGCGACGAAATGATCGCTGCCTGTCACATTGCCGGCGTGAAGTTGATGTATGCGGAGGAGCTTTGCTTTACCCCCAAATACGTGCGGCTCAAAAAACTGGCCGACGAAGGAGCGCTGGGCGATCTGTTTTTGATCAAGCAATCGGAGAAACACGATGGCCCGCACGCCCCTTGGTTTTGGGACGTGGAAAAAAGCGGCGGCGGCGTGATGCTCGACATGGGCTGCCACGGCATCGAATTCGCCCGCTGGATGTTAGGCCGCCCGCCGATCACGAGTGTCTATTGTGATCTGAAACTGAACATGCACGCCGACAAAACCCGCGGCGACGACACGAGCATTCTTATTGTCGACTTCGAAGGAGGCGCGACCGCCTACATTGAAGAATCATGGGCCAAACTGGGCGGCATGGATGATCGCGCCGAAGTCCACGGCACGGGCGGCGTCGCCTATGCGGACATCCTGCAAGGGACATCGATCCAAACCTACTCCAAAGAGGGTTACGGTTACGCCGTCGAAAAAGCGGGCGACACCAAAGGCTGGAGTTACACAATCTACGAGGAAGCTTGGAACTACGGTTTCCCGCAAGAGATGGAGCATTTTGTCCACTGTGTCCGCGACGACCAGCAACCGGATCTCACCGGCCACGACGGCCGTGCCGTCATGGAAGCCCTCTACGCCGCCTACGCCAGCGCCGGCCAAGGCCGCCGCATCGACCTACCATTTGAAACCGATGCAAAGACACCCTTCGAACTCTGGGGCGGCGTGAAGTAA
- a CDS encoding macro domain-containing protein, with translation MTTSDRVQFIVGDITALEVDAVVTAANESLIGGGGVDGAVHAAAGPGLFEECRSIGLCPEGEARLTGGYLLPAKHIIHTVGPVYEDGSFGEANVLRSAYESSLRLAEENAIRSIAFPCIATGTYGFPNAAACEIAVDTVTKWLECHEYPELIVFCCFEEPDISLYRERLSNAGQAL, from the coding sequence ATGACGACTAGCGATCGCGTTCAATTCATCGTCGGGGATATTACCGCGTTGGAGGTTGATGCCGTTGTCACTGCTGCGAATGAATCTCTCATTGGTGGTGGTGGGGTAGATGGAGCAGTACACGCTGCAGCTGGCCCCGGATTATTTGAAGAATGCCGGTCCATCGGGCTTTGTCCTGAAGGCGAAGCGCGCCTCACTGGCGGCTATCTCTTGCCCGCGAAACATATCATTCATACCGTCGGCCCAGTTTATGAGGACGGTTCATTCGGCGAAGCAAACGTGCTTCGCTCCGCTTACGAATCATCACTGCGTTTGGCGGAAGAGAATGCGATTCGATCCATCGCCTTCCCTTGTATCGCCACTGGTACGTATGGATTTCCCAACGCCGCCGCCTGCGAAATTGCGGTCGATACGGTCACTAAATGGCTAGAATGTCATGAGTATCCCGAACTTATCGTATTCTGTTGTTTTGAAGAACCGGATATCTCGCTCTACCGCGAGCGACTGAGTAACGCAGGGCAGGCTCTCTAA
- a CDS encoding glutaredoxin domain-containing protein, which produces MDEAAELRAALEEFATKRAGLRIYFRDLHNSKKTQEKAAKIAKYFGVAEMKLPAIYGLNNLLTDLSIKAQQQKRLERILTLTVYVRSGCPHCAAAKEFLGKYGSRYPALKIVHQDVVADSKAREELDALIRRHKPQAASLPVVHYCNELSVGFDHDTTTGRQILQKLDLWSKPCPAVKKNPPVDRNSREVSAARFPSTQSSMAASVLLAGLIFADVDPPAATPTDADAEPEELPLPAGGGDAPLPGSPSEALPIPSNGLPPIPEEDVPLPGLDDDLPLPGDDTQPPFPAADDGAPLDLSEPPLDDESVDLPLFGRVNASEIGMPAFTITIGLVDGFNPCAMWVLLFLLSLLVNLKSRSRMFAIAGVFVLISGLTYFAFMAAWLNVFMFLGYLRGVQIALGVLAIGVGSIHVKDFFAFKKGISLSIPDSAKPGIYERTRRIVTAETMWAAMAGAIVLAVLVNIVELLCTAGLPALYTNVLMMQDYPVAKNYAYIALYNLAYMFDDGVMVLIAVVTLGRHKLQEKEGRWLKLLSGALILALGVVMIVRPEWLV; this is translated from the coding sequence GTGGACGAGGCCGCTGAACTCCGGGCCGCTCTCGAGGAATTTGCCACAAAGCGTGCGGGTCTCCGCATCTATTTTCGCGACCTTCACAACAGCAAAAAAACACAAGAAAAGGCTGCGAAGATTGCGAAGTATTTCGGGGTCGCTGAGATGAAGCTGCCGGCCATCTATGGGTTAAATAACCTCCTCACAGATTTGTCGATAAAAGCACAACAACAGAAACGTTTGGAACGGATCCTGACTCTCACGGTTTATGTGCGGAGCGGTTGTCCCCACTGCGCGGCAGCGAAAGAGTTTTTGGGCAAGTATGGGTCCCGTTACCCGGCGCTGAAAATCGTCCACCAGGACGTTGTCGCTGATAGTAAAGCGCGCGAAGAGTTGGATGCGTTGATTCGCCGCCATAAGCCACAGGCTGCGAGTCTGCCGGTCGTGCATTACTGCAATGAACTCTCGGTCGGCTTCGATCACGATACGACTACCGGACGGCAAATTCTGCAGAAGTTGGACCTCTGGTCCAAGCCCTGTCCGGCAGTCAAAAAAAATCCGCCAGTCGATCGCAATAGTCGGGAAGTCTCGGCAGCGCGGTTTCCCTCGACACAATCTTCGATGGCAGCTTCAGTCTTGCTGGCCGGTTTAATTTTTGCCGATGTTGACCCACCCGCGGCCACACCCACTGACGCGGACGCAGAACCGGAGGAATTGCCGTTACCGGCAGGCGGAGGTGATGCACCTCTTCCCGGGTCGCCGTCGGAGGCTCTTCCGATTCCATCCAACGGGCTCCCACCCATTCCCGAGGAGGATGTGCCGTTGCCTGGACTGGATGACGACCTTCCTCTACCGGGGGACGATACGCAGCCCCCCTTCCCTGCTGCTGATGACGGTGCGCCGCTGGATCTATCGGAGCCCCCGCTCGATGACGAATCAGTGGACCTGCCACTCTTTGGCCGGGTGAACGCATCTGAAATCGGCATGCCTGCTTTTACGATAACAATCGGTTTGGTGGATGGCTTCAACCCCTGTGCGATGTGGGTCCTGTTGTTTTTGCTGTCGCTGCTCGTGAACCTCAAGAGTCGCAGCCGCATGTTTGCGATTGCAGGTGTGTTCGTGCTGATTAGTGGCCTCACCTATTTTGCATTCATGGCGGCTTGGCTTAACGTCTTTATGTTCCTGGGCTACTTGCGGGGGGTGCAAATCGCGCTGGGCGTACTAGCGATCGGGGTGGGCAGTATTCATGTCAAAGATTTTTTCGCGTTCAAGAAGGGAATCTCCCTGTCGATTCCCGACTCCGCCAAGCCTGGAATCTATGAGCGGACGCGTCGTATTGTGACAGCTGAGACGATGTGGGCAGCCATGGCCGGCGCCATTGTGCTGGCGGTGCTTGTCAATATCGTGGAGCTGTTATGCACCGCCGGTCTACCGGCGCTCTACACCAACGTTCTCATGATGCAGGATTATCCGGTCGCAAAGAACTACGCCTATATTGCTCTGTACAACCTGGCCTATATGTTCGATGACGGTGTGATGGTTTTGATTGCGGTTGTCACGCTGGGACGCCACAAACTTCAAGAGAAAGAAGGCCGTTGGTTAAAACTCCTCAGCGGAGCACTGATTCTCGCGCTGGGCGTTGTGATGATCGTCAGGCCGGAATGGTTGGTGTAA
- a CDS encoding glutamine--tRNA ligase/YqeY domain fusion protein, with product MAADNTETVSDFVREKVAEDCRTGKFDGRVVTRFPPEPNGYLHIGHAKSICLNFGIAQEFPGGVCHLRLDDTDPEKESVEFVEAIKSDVRWLGFDWGEHEYYASNYFEQLYEFAVKLIKADKAYVCDLSADQMREYRGTLTEPGKPSPGRSRSVEENLDLFERMRAGEFPDGAYVLRAKIDLASPNMNLRDPTIYRIRHVNHYRAGDKWCVYPLYDFTHGQSDSIERITHSICTLEFEDHRPLYNWFLDALEIYHPEQTEFARLNLTYTVMSKRRLLELVEGGFVNGWDDPRMPTVVGLRRRGYTPAALRAFCKKIGVTKFDGTTDFALLEHCLRDDLNKTSQRVMAVLDPLKVVITNYPEGQIEEMDAVNNPEDESAGSRKVPFSRELYIERDDFMEDPPKKFFRLAPGREVRMRYAYYITCEEVIKDKATGEIVELRCTYDPETRGGSSPDGRKVKATLHWVSAEKGVPAEVRLYDHLFSVPDPSDVEEGVDYKTNLNPNSLEVVSDAIVEPSVATLEPGTRVQFERLGYFCIDAKDSKPDALVINRTVTLRDAWAKIAKQGGGQGKGKGKGKGQGKNKGKK from the coding sequence ATGGCTGCCGATAATACTGAAACAGTTTCTGACTTTGTCCGCGAGAAAGTCGCCGAGGATTGTCGCACCGGCAAATTCGACGGTCGCGTCGTCACCCGGTTTCCTCCCGAGCCGAACGGCTATTTGCATATCGGCCATGCCAAATCGATTTGCCTGAACTTTGGGATTGCCCAGGAATTCCCCGGCGGCGTCTGCCACCTACGCTTGGATGACACCGACCCGGAGAAGGAAAGTGTCGAATTCGTCGAAGCGATCAAATCCGACGTCCGCTGGCTCGGTTTTGATTGGGGCGAGCACGAATACTATGCCTCGAATTACTTTGAGCAACTCTACGAGTTTGCGGTGAAATTGATCAAAGCCGATAAGGCCTACGTCTGCGATTTGAGCGCCGACCAGATGCGGGAATATCGTGGCACGCTGACTGAACCGGGCAAGCCCTCGCCGGGTCGCTCGCGGTCGGTGGAAGAAAATCTGGATTTGTTTGAGCGGATGCGAGCGGGCGAATTTCCCGATGGCGCTTACGTGTTGCGGGCGAAAATTGATCTGGCGTCCCCCAACATGAACTTGCGTGACCCTACGATTTATCGCATTCGCCACGTGAATCACTATCGCGCCGGCGACAAGTGGTGCGTTTATCCGCTATACGACTTTACGCACGGACAGTCCGATTCAATCGAACGGATCACGCATTCCATCTGTACGTTGGAATTCGAAGACCACCGCCCGCTCTATAACTGGTTTCTCGATGCACTGGAAATCTACCATCCTGAGCAAACCGAATTCGCCCGCCTGAACCTCACCTACACCGTGATGAGCAAACGGAGATTGCTCGAATTGGTCGAGGGGGGATTCGTAAATGGCTGGGACGATCCGCGGATGCCGACGGTTGTCGGTTTGCGACGTCGTGGTTACACACCAGCGGCGCTGCGGGCATTTTGCAAAAAAATCGGGGTCACCAAATTCGACGGCACCACCGATTTTGCCCTGTTGGAACACTGCCTGCGCGATGATTTGAACAAGACATCGCAACGGGTGATGGCGGTGCTTGATCCGCTGAAAGTTGTGATCACCAACTACCCCGAGGGGCAAATCGAGGAGATGGACGCCGTCAATAATCCCGAAGATGAATCGGCCGGAAGTCGCAAGGTGCCGTTTTCGCGCGAGCTGTACATCGAACGGGATGACTTTATGGAAGACCCGCCGAAAAAATTCTTCCGCCTCGCCCCCGGTCGGGAAGTCCGCATGCGGTATGCGTACTACATCACCTGTGAGGAAGTCATCAAGGACAAAGCGACCGGCGAAATCGTTGAGCTGCGCTGCACCTACGATCCCGAAACCCGCGGCGGTTCTTCACCAGACGGACGGAAGGTTAAAGCGACGCTGCATTGGGTCTCGGCCGAAAAAGGCGTGCCGGCGGAAGTCCGGTTGTACGACCATCTGTTTAGTGTCCCCGACCCCAGCGACGTGGAGGAGGGAGTCGATTACAAAACCAACCTCAACCCGAACTCCTTGGAAGTCGTCAGCGACGCCATCGTCGAGCCCTCGGTCGCCACCTTAGAACCGGGCACTCGCGTGCAGTTCGAACGGCTGGGATATTTTTGCATCGATGCCAAGGACTCAAAGCCGGACGCCCTGGTGATTAACCGCACGGTCACGCTGCGGGATGCCTGGGCCAAGATCGCCAAGCAGGGTGGCGGACAGGGCAAAGGTAAAGGTAAAGGTAAAGGCCAGGGTAAGAATAAAGGCAAGAAATAA